The sequence below is a genomic window from Thermus thermamylovorans.
CAGGGGCGGTGTGCCATGGAACTATGGGGTTTGAGCGATGGGTTTGGCTGGGGGTTTTCCTCCTCGGGGCCCTGGGGATCCTCGCCGCCCGGGATGCCGGGGAGAAGGACCCCCTTTTGGAGGAAGGGCGGGCCCTCTACCTCAGGGCCTGCGCCGCCTGCCACGGGCCGGGGGGAGAGGGGGGGATCGGCCCGGCGCTACGGCAAAACCCCCGCCTGGGGAGCGTGGCCGGGCTGAGGGAGGTGATCCTCGGGGGGCGGGAGCCCTACATGCCCCCCGTGGGGGCGGAGTTCACCCCCAGGGAGCTGGCCGCGGTGATCTCCTACCTGCGGGCCGCCCTGGGGCCCGGCCTTTCCCCCGTGTCCGAGGAGGAGGTCTCGGGCCCCGCCCGGCCTTAGGGAGACCCTGACGGCCCCATGACAGGCCCGTGCCAGCCTGGGGGTGGAGGTGAGGGTGGATGAAGCGCAGGGATCTGCTGAAGGGGAGCCTGGCCGCGGGGGCCCTGGCCCTCATGCCCCGGGTCCAGGCCCAGGGGGCGCCGCAAAACCAGCCCGGCCTGGGGCGGCGGTACCGCAACCTGATCGTCTACGTCTACGATGGCTTCGGCTGGGAGGACTACGCCATCGCCCAGGCCTACGCCCGGAGGCGCCTGGGCCGCACCCTGGCCCTGGAGCGGCTCCTGGCCCGCTACCCCAACGGGCTCATCAACACCTACAGCCTCACCAGCTACGTCACCGAGTCCAGCGCCGCGGGGAACGCCCTCTCCACCGGGGTGAAGACGGTGAACGGGGGGGTGGCGGTTCACGCGGACGGCAGCCCCCTGAGGCCCTTCTTCGCCGCCGCCAAGGAGGCGGGGAAGGCGGTGGGCCTGGTGACCACCACGACCATCACCCACGCCACCCCGGCGAGCTTCGCGGTCTCCAACCCCGACCGCAACGCCGAGGCCCAGATCGCCGAGCAGTACCTGGCCTTCGGGGCCGAGGTCTACCTGGGGGGTGGGGACCGCTTCTTCAACCCAGAAAGGCGGCAGGACAGGAAGGACCTGTACGCGGCCTTCGCCCAGGCGGGCTACGGGGTGGTGCGGACCCCGGAGGAGCTGGCCCGCAGCAACGCCAGCAAGCTCCTGGGCGTTTTTTCCGAGGGCCACGTGCCCTATGAGATCGACCGCCGCTTCCAGGGGGTGCGGGTGCCGAGCCTCAAGGAGATGGTGCAGGCGGCTCTGCCCCGGCTCGCCGCCCACCGGAACGGGTTCGTGCTCCAGGTAGAGGCGGGGCGGATCGACCACGCCAACCACCTGAACGACGCCGCCGCCACCCTCTGGGACACCCTGGCCGCCGACGAGGCCCTGGAGGCCCTCACCGCCTTCGTGGACCGCCACCCGGACACCCTCCTCATCCTGGTTTCCGACCACGCCTGCGGTACGGGGGCCCTGTACGGCACGGGCCGCAGCTACCTGGAGAGCTCCCTGGGCATCGACCTCCTGGAGCGGGAGCGGGCCAGTTTCGAGTTCATGGGCCGGGCCCTCGGGGGTAGCCCCGACGCCGCCCAGGTCAAGGAGACCTTCCGCGCCCTCAAGGGCGTGGCCCTTACCGACGAGGAGGCGGAGCGGGTGGTGCGGGCGGTGAGGGAGCGGGTGTTCTGGCCCGAAGGGGTGCGCTTCGGCATCCAGCCCGCCAACACCATGGCCTGGGCCATGGCCCAGCGGGACGCCCGCCGCCCCGACCGGCCCAACATCGGCTGGAACTCCGGCCAGCACACCGCCACCCCGGTGATCCTCCTCCTCTACGGCCAGGGCCTGCGCTTCCTCCAGCTGGGCCTTCTGGACAACACCCACGTCTTCCGCCTCATGGGGGAGGCCCTGGGGATCCGCTACCAGAACCCGGTCATGAGCGAGGAGGAGGCCCTGGAGATTCTCAAGGCCCGGCCCGTGGGGATGCGCCACCCCGAGGACGTCTGGGCCTAGACTCCCCTGGCTCCTCCTTCCCGGGCGGGCCCCTCGGGTCCGCCCGGCCCTTTCCCACCGCCCCCTTGCCGGCCTCGTCCGCCTGGGGGCGCTTGCGGGGAGGCGGGCGCGGCCATTGCCCCGGACCTGGGGTTCGAGGGGGCCTCGGGGTCCTTTTCCCGTAAAATCGGGCCATGGAGCTCCTTCTGGTGCGCCACGCCATCGCCCTTCCTCCTGAAGGGGAAGGGGAGGGGGCTGACGACGCCCGCCCCCTTTCCCCCAAAGGCTCCCGGCGCTTCCGCCAGGTGGTGCGGGGCCTTGCCGCCTTGGGGGTGCGGCTGGACCTCCTCCTCACCAGTCCCAAGCGGCGGGCGCTGGAGACGGCGGAGATGCTGGCGGACCTCCTGGAGGGGGAAAGCCGGGTGAGCCCCCACCTGGCGGCCCCCCCCTCCGAGGCCCTGCTGGGGGAGATCCCCAAGGAGGGCCGGGTGGCCCTGGTGGGGCACGAGCCCTACCTCTCGGCGCTCCTCGCCTGGCTCCTCCTGGGGGACTTTTTGGGGGAGTCCGCCCGGGGGAGCCTCGAGGGCCGCTTCCTCCTCAAAAAGGGCGGGGTGGCCTGGCTGGAGGGGGAGCCCCGGCCCGGCGGCATGCTCCTCCGGGCCCTCTTCCCGCCCAAGGTCTTCCGCCTATGAGGGGGGTGGGGGAGTGGGTGGCCCACCTGCGGGCCCACATCCCCTTGGCCCTCTCCGGGGAGGACCCCGAGGGGGTCCACCAGGTGCGGGTGGCGGGCAGGCGGCTTAGGGTCTACCTGGACCTCCTGGGCTGGCGGCTCCTGCAGGACGACCTCCGCCGCCTGGTGCGGGGGGCGGGGCGGGTCAGGGATCTGGAGGTGGCCCTCACCGGCCCCTCGGCCCTGCCCCCTGGCTTCCGCGCCCACCTGGCGGAGGAGCTAAGGCTGGCGCGGGCGAACCTTCCCGGCCTGCTGGCCTCTCCCTGGACGGAGGCCCTCCTGCGGGCCCTGGCCGTCCTTCCCCCCCTGGATGCGGGGGTGGCGGAAAAAAGCCTGGAGCGCCTGGTGGCCCGGGCCGAGGCCCGTTTGGCGGGGCTAGGGCGGGAGCCCAGTCTCGAGGCCCTGCACGCCTACCGCCGCGCCCTGAGGCGGGTGCGCTACGCCAAGGAGTTCCTGGGCCTCCCCGCCAAGCGGGAGAAGGCCCTGCAGGAGGTCCTGGGGGGCCTGCAAGACCTGGACGTCCTCCTGGGGCTCCTCGTCGCCTACCTGGCCCAGGCCCAGGATCCCGAGGCGGCGGCCCTGCGGGAGAGGCTGGAGGCGAAGCGGCAAAAAGGCTTGGCCGAGGTGTGGGGGCACCTCGGCCTGGCCTCAGACCACGCCTAGAGGGAACGGCGCAGCAGGTCCTCCCAGACCGGGTTCAGGGCCACGGTGCCGAGCTCCCGGACCGTGGCCTGCCGCCCCTCCCGCACGGACACCTGCCACAGCCGCACCACCTTGGCGTTGAGGTCCGCGGTCACCGCGAAGAGGTTCTCCTTGGCGGCCAGGTAGCGGGCGATGGCCGGGTCCTCCTGGGCGGCGCGGGCCACGAAACCCGGGGCCCAGACCCGGAGGTGGAAGAAGATGGCCCCGCCGTAGTTGGCCTGGGCCAGGGAGCGCAGGGCGTTTTTGGTGAGGGCGTAGTTGGTCTCGGCGGTTGCCTGGCCGCCGAAGATCAGGGCCACGGCCTCCTCCCTGGGGGTGAGGGGCCCCACCTCCTCCGGGGCGGCCAGGGCGGTTACCTGCAGGCGGCGGGTGCCCTCCAGGTCCAGGTACCCCGCCCCGATGGCCCCCACCAGGGCGGCGCAGATGGAGGTGGTGTTGGTGAGGACGTGGACGCTCCTAAAGCCCAGAGGCCCCGCCATCACCTGGCCGAAGGCCTTGCCGGTATAGGCCCGGAGGGCGTAGTGCTCCCCCAGGGTGAGGCCCTGGGCCGAGGCGGCCCCGCTTGCGGCCACCGCCAAACCCGACAGCAACAGGGCCAGGATAGGCTTCTTCATGCTCTCACCTCCCGCCCCGGGACGTTGGTCCTTGGGGCTCCTTATAGTATAGGCGGGTACGGTATGCTCCTTGTCAATAGCCAGGGCTACTTTCCAGGGCCAGCTGCAGGTGGTCCTTAAGGGGTATGGGCTCGAGGCCGTGCTTGGCCCGCAGGCGCTCCAGAAAGCGGGCCCGCTCCTCCCGCCGGGCCCCGTAGCTCCCGTTCCCCCCGTGCACCCGCACCCCTACCCCCCGCCCCTTGAGGTAGCGGAAGGGGAGGCCCGCCCGGTAGGCCCTAAGCCACAGGTCCCAGTCCCAGTAGTCCCCCATGGCCGGGTCCAGGCCCCCGAGCTCCCGGAGGGCCTTCTTCCCGAGGGCCGTCCCCGAGGCCAGGAGACGGTTGTCCCTCAGGAGCCAAGGGCCCACCTCCCCGGGGGCGAAGGGGATCTCCCGGTCCGCCAGGAGCAAGACCCCCTCCCCGTAGGCCACCCCCGCCCCCTGGGCCAGGGCCCGCCAGGCCCGGTGCAGGTAAGCGGGGTCCAGGAGGAGGTCGTCGTCGTCCAGGAAGAGGACCGCCTCCCCTTGGGCCGCCTCCAGGGCGGTGCGCCGGGCCTCCACCTGCCCCCGGCCCGCGTTCCGCAGGCCCCGCACCCGGGGGTCCTTGAGGGCCCGCACCACCTCCAGGCCCTCCCCCTCCCCGTCCTCGGCCACCACCGCCTCCCAGTGGGAAAAGGTCTGCCCCTGGAGGGAGCGCAGGGCCTCCCGGAGCATCCCCGGGCGGCCCTTGGTGGGGATGAGGACGCTAATCATGGGCCAGGGCGGGCTGGAGCCTCCCCTCGTCCGTGAGGTCCAGCCTCAGGGGGGTGGCGGCGATGAAGCCCTGTTCCACCGCCCAGCGGTCCGTGCCCTCCTCCGCCTCCCTGAGGGGTCTGGCGGCGAACCAGTAGAGGGGACGGCCCATGGGGTCCTCCCCCGGCACCACCACCCCCTCGTAGGGGCGCACGGACTGCCGGGTCCAGAGGAAGCCCTTGGGCCGCTGGGGCAGGTTGACGTTCACCAGGAAGGGCTTTTCCAGGCGCAGGAGGGTCTCCAGGGTGCGCACGATCCAGGGCTTGAGGAGGTCGAAGTCGGGGGTGGTGCCGTTCAGGGGCACGCTGAAGGCGGCGGCGGGCAGGCCGAAGAGCCTGCCCTGCTTGGCGGCGGCCACGGTGCCCGAGTGCCAGATCTCGTGGCCCAGGTTGCTCCCCAGGTTCACCCCGGAGAGGACCAGGTGGATGGGCCCGAAGAGGTGCAGGCCCAGGGCCACGCAGTCCGCGGGGGTGCCCCGCACCCGGTAGGCGGGGAAGTGGGGGCCGGGAAGGGGGGAGGGGTGGGGGTAGGCCCGCACGGGGTGGGCGATGGTGATGGCGTGGCCGGTGGCGCTCTGCTCCGCCTCCGGGGCGGCCACGAACACCTCCCCGAAGCGGCCCGCCGCCTCCGCCAGGGCCCAGAGGCCGGGGCTGAAGATGCCGTCGTCGTTGGTCACCAGGATCCGCATGCCCCCAGGCTAAGCCCTGGGTGTCAGGGGAGGGTCAGGGGCGCTTGACACGGCGCTGACATGGGGGGGAGAGGCTGGAGCCTATGGATCCCGCGGCCCTCTTGGCGGAGGTTCGGGCCCTACGGCAGGCCGTGGAGGGGGAGGCCCTCCGCCACCTGGCGGCCTGGGGCCTGAGCCCCCCTTACCCCCCTTCCCTCCACAACCTGGCCCGCTACCTGGCCCTGCGGCGGCGGGAGCTCAGGCCCCTGCAGCGGGCCCTGATGCCCCATGGCCTCTCCTCCTTGGGGCGGCTGGAGAGCCGGGTGGCGGAGACCCTGCGGGCCCTGGAGGCTGCCCTGGCCTCCCTGGCGGGGGAGGCGCCCTACCCCGGGGGGCAGGACCCGGAGGCCTTCTTCGCCGGGGAGAGGCTTCTGGAGGCCCGGACCGAGGCCCTCTTCGGCCCCCCCCGCCCCGGGCGGACGGTGCGGGTCCTGGTCACCCTGCCGGAGGAGGCGGCCTCGCCGGAGGCCATCCTGGCCCTCCACCGGGCGGGGATGGACGCGGTGCGGCTCAACCTGGGCAAGCTCCCCGAGGAGGCCTGGTCCTCCTTTCTGGGGGCCCTGCGGGAGGCCGGAGAGGCCCTGGGCGGGCCCCTGCCCCTCCTCCTGGACCTCGAGGGGCCCAGGCTCCGGGCCCTGGTCCGGGAGCCGGCCCGGGTGCGGACCGAAGACCTCCTGGCCCTGGAGCTCAGGGGCGAGGCCCCTCCCGGGCTACCCGCCCTCGCCCCCGACCGTCCCGGGCTCCTCGCCCTCCGGGAAGGGGACCGCCTCTCCCTGGACGAGGGGCGGCTGGTGGCGGAGGTCCTGGAGCCCACCCCCTACGGCTTCCTCCTCCGGGTGGCCTTCGCCCCCCCCAAGGGCTTCAGGCTGAAGACGGGCCGGGCCCTGAACGCCCCCCTGGCCCCCGGGGCCCCCTACCTGGGGGCCCGGGACCGGCGGGTGCTGGCCCTGGCCCAGGAGGTGGGGGCCCTGGTGGGCCTCTCCTTCGTGCGCACCCGGGAGGACCTGGCCCCCCTCCCGGAAGGGCTTGCGGGGGTGGTGCTGAAGCTGGAGGCCCGGGAGGCGGTGGAGAACCTCCCCGCCCTCCTGGCCGCCGCCTCCCGCTTCCCCACCGCGGCCATGATCGCCCGGGGGGACCTGGGGGTGGAGCTCGGCCCCGAGCGGGCGGCGGAGGTGGGGGAGGAGCTCCTTTGGCTCCTGGAGGCGGCCCACACCCCTGCGGTCTGGGCCACCCACGTGCTGGACCGCCTGGTGCGGAAGGGCACCCCCAGCCGGGCGGAGCTGGCGGACGCGGTGATGGGGGCTCGGGCGGAGGTGGTCATGCTCAACCAAGGCCCCTTCCTCCAGCAGGCGGTGGGCCTCCTGGACGGCATCCTCCGCCGCATGGAGGCCCACCAGCACAAGAAGACCCCCCGGCTCAGGGCCCTGGGTTCCTGGCCCCTGCCGGGGGAAGGGGCGTAGGTTCAGCGGCCGGCCGCGCTCCGGTTGTACCGCTCCAAGGCGGCGTCCGCCCGGGCCTTGGCCTCCCTGAGGGCCTCCCGGGCGGGCCGGCCCCGGAGGGCCTCCTCCCAGGCCGCCTGCACGTACTGACGGATCTCCGGGAAGGCCCCCATGAGGCAGCCGGCGCTGGCCGTGTTCACCTTGCCCGTCAGGAACTGCTGGATGGCGGTGGTGTAGTTGGGCTGGCGCACGTGCCCCTGGCGCACGAAGGGCAGCTCCAGGGCCCCCCTGGCCACGGGGACGTAGCCGGTGTCCAGGTGCCAGCGGCCCTGCACCTCAGGCCGCAGGAGGAACTCCACGAAGCGCCAGCTGGCCTCGGTCTCCGCCTCGGGGAAGCCCTTGAGGATGTAGAGGGCCGCCCCGCCCACCGCCACCCCGTTCCGCTCCCGGTGGAAGGGGTAGAAGGCGGTGCGCACGGGGAAGCGCCCCCCCACCTGGCGCAGGACCCCGGTGAGGCTCGCCGTGGAGTAGGCGGCGATGGCCGCCTGCCCCTGGGCGAAGAGGCTCTGGGAGTCGGCCCACGACCTGCCGGTGTTGGCCGCCACCCCCTCCCGCACCAGGCGGGCGTACATGTCCAGGAAGGCCACCGCCGCCTCGTTGTCAAAGGTCACCGCCGTGGCCCGGGCCCGGCGGCCGTTTTCGTTGTTGCAGAAGTACTCCCCGGAGTTGTAGGAGACCTGCTCCACGAACCAGGAGTCGATGGGGATGGAAAGCCCAAAGCGCACCGTGCGCCCCTGGGCGTCCTTCCGGGTGAGCCTGCGGGCCGCCTCCTCCAGCTCCTGCAGGCTCCAGGCGGGCCGGTAGGGAAGGCCCGCCTCCTGGAAGGCCGCCCAGTTCAGGTAGAGGATGGGGTTGGAGGGGTTGAAGGGGAAGCCGAAGAGCTTGCCCTCGATGGTGTAGTAGTTCTTGGGCTGGGGGAGGAAGCGGTCCATGTCGAAGCCGTAGCGGCGGGCTAGGTCCTCCAGGGGCACCACCGCCCCGGAGTCGGCCATGATGCGGGCGCCGATGTCGTAGACCTGGATCACGTGGGGGAAGCCCCGCCCGGCCCTGAGGGCGGCCAGCATCTTGTTGATGCCGTCGTCGTAGCTCCCCACGTACTGGCTTTTCACCAGCACCCGGTCCTGGCTGCGGTTGAACTCCTGCACCAGGGCCTCCGTGGCCTCCCCCAGGACCCCGCCCATGGAGTGCCAGAACTCGATCGTCACCCGCTGGGCCTCTGCCCCTCCCAGAAAGAGGAGGGAGAGGGCCGCCTTCGCCGCCAATAGCTTTGCCAGTCCGCGCATAGGCACCTCCTTATCCCTTCAGCCCGCCCATGGCGATGCCCCGGACGAAGGCCCGCTGGGCGAGCAGGAAGGCTATGAGGGTGGGCAGCAGCACGAGGATGGCCGCGGCGGCCACCACGTTCCACCGGGCCACCTCCTCGTTGAGGATGAAGTTCACCGCGATCTGGGCGGTCTGCATCTCCCGGCTTTTGGTGACCACCAGGGGCCAGAGGTACATGTTCCAGGCCCCGATGAAGGTGAGGGCGGCCAGGGCCCCCAGGGCGGGGGCGGAGAGGGGCAGGGCCACGTGGCGGAGCATCTGAAAGTGCCCCGCCCCGTCGATGCGGGCGGCGTCGAAGTAGTCCTCGGGGATGGTGCGGAGGAACTGCCGCAGGAGGAAGACCCCCAGGGGGCTCGCCAGGAAGGGGACGGTGAGGGCCAGGTAGGTGTCCAGCCAGCCCAGGCGGTCCACCAGGAGGTAAAGGGGCAGGAAGGTGACCTCTCCCGGCACCAGGAGGAGGGCGATGGCCAGGCCGAAGAGGAGCTCCCGCCCCCGGAAGCGCAAGCGGGTGAGGGCGTAGGCCCCGAGGAGGCTGGTGAGGAGGACCCCCAAGGTGATGGCGGTGGCGACCAGGAGGCTGTTGAGCAGGAACCGCCCCAGGGGAAACTTGGCCAGGGCCTCCCCGTAAGGGGCCAGGGTGGGGTTGGGGGGCAGGAGGCCTGGGGCGTAGAGGTCGGCCTCGGCGCGGAGGCTGGCGGAGAGGAGGGTGAGGAGGGGGAGGACGAGGAGGAGGGCGTAGCCCGAGGCCAGGAGGTACGTGGGGAGGAGCTTCCTTACCTTACGCATAGTGCACCCTCCGGCCCAGAAGCCAAAACTGCAGGGCGGCGAGGAGGAGGAGGACCAGGAAGAGGAGGAGGGCCTCCGCCGCCGCCAGGGGGACCTGGAAGTTGAAGAAGGCGTCCTGGTAGACCCGGTAGATCCAGACGGTGGAGCTTTCCATGGGCCCGCCCCGGGTGAGGAGGTGGATCTGGCCGAAGGCGGTGAGGCTTTTCAGTACCACCAGAAGCCCCACCAGGAAGAGGGTGGGGGAGAGGAGGGGCAGGATCACCCGCCAGAACCGGGTCCAGGGGCCCGCCCCGTCCACGGTGGCCGCCTCCAGCACCTCCTCGGGGATGCTCTGCAGCCCCGCGGTGAGGAGGATGGCGGTGAAGCCCACCCCGGCCCAGGCGGTGACCACCGCCAGGGTGGGGAGGGCGAGCTCGGGGGAGGTGAGCCAGGGCTGGGGGGGAAGGCCCAGGGTGACCAGGAGGCGGTTGGCGTACCCCCCCACCGGGTGCAGGAACCAGCCCCAGGCCACCGCGGCCACCGCGGTGGGCACCGCGGTGGTGAGGAAGAAGAGGGTGCGGAAGAGGGCCACCCCCGGGTAGGCCCGGTAGACCAAAAGGGCGGCAAGGAGGCCCAGGAGGAGCTCCAGGGGGGCCACGATGAGGGCGAACTGCAGGGTAAGCCCCACGCTCCGCCAGAACTCGGGGCGGGAAAGGGCCTCCAGGTAGTTCCCCGGGCCCACCCACTCCCGGCCCCGGCCGAAGAGGTCCTCCCGGTGGAGGGAGAGCCAGAGGGCGTCCAGGACGGGGAGGATCATGAAGAGGAGGAAGAGGCCGTAGGCGGGGAGGAGGAAGGGAAGGGCCTCGAGGCCAAGCCGCAGGGTGCGCCTCGAGGGCCGGGCGAGGGTGCGCTCCATAGCCACAGGCGAGGCTAACCCCCTTGGGTCAGGGAAAGGTCAGGCACCCCCTCGGCCAGCTCCAGGAGGAGGGCCAGGGAGGGCAGGGGGTCCTCCCGCAACTCCAGGACCAGGGTGCGGTCCAGGTAGGGGGGGAGCCAGCGGGGGTGGCCCAGGACCCCCTGGCCCAGGTTCCAGTGGCGGTCGCAGACCCCGTCGCTGTCGTTGAGGTGGAGGTGTTCGGGGGCCAGGGCCAGCCAGGCCTCGGGCTCCGGCACCTGGCTGAAGACCCGGGCGTGGGCGGCGTCAAAGCAAAACCCGACCCGCCCGGGGTAGGCCGCCAGTACCGGCCGGAGGGCCTCGGGTCCCGGCTCGTGGGTGTTCTCCAGGAGGAGGCGCACCCCCAGGACCTCCGCCCGCCGCACCACCGGTGCCAAGGCCTCCGAAAGCCGCTCCCCCCGCTCCTTGGCCTCCTCTGGGGTGCGCCCGTGGGGGATGCCGGAGTGGAACACCGCCCGGTCGGCTCCCAGCTCCGCCGCCCGGTCCAGGCCCAGGAGGAGGCGGCGCAGGGAGAGGGCCCGCACCTCGGGGTCGGGGGAGAGGAGGTCCAGGTTCCAGAAGGGGAGGTGGGCGGAAGGGGGGCGGCGCAGGGCCCTGGCCAGCTCCCCGAAGAGGTCGTCCTCCTCCAGGTGGGCGGGGTCCAGGTAGACCTCGAGGCCGAGCCCCAGCTCCTCCAGGTAGGGAAGCCGTCCTGCGGCCTCGGCCGCGCCCAGGGAAAGGCGGAGGTCCATGGCCCCAACCTAGGGGGGCTTCGTCAGGGCAGGGTCAGGCTTGGGGGCCGCAGGCTCCGTGGCCAAAGGCCCCGGGGCACCCCTTAGCCAGGAGGGTTTTCACGAGCTTGCTTTATCGTGAATAAAAGCACGAAATATCCCCTACCGTTCCCAAGCCCAGGACAGGGAGGCGATCAGAAAGGAACGGCCTCCAGGGAGTACCACCCGGCCAGCCTGGCCCCCAGGCCCTCGAGGGAGGAAGCGGGGAGGGCACACGCCCCTTGTCCGCAGAGGTAGGCCAGACCGGGCTCCCGCCCTTCCAGGGCAGGCAGGGCCCCTGCGGGCCCCAGGGCCACCTGGGTCAGGGGGAGGTAGAGGGCCCGGGCCTCCGGCCACAGGGGCGAGGGCAGGGGCAAGGCCAACTCCGTGCCCTCCCGGAGCAGGCGCAGGGCCAAGAGGGTGGCGGGAAGGGCCTGGGGGTAGCGGGCCAGCCACAAGGCCCTCTCCTCCAAGAGGGCCTCGGCCCGCTCCCGGTAGTCCCCCCCGAAGGCCGCCCCAAGCCGCCAGAAGGCCTCCGCCAGGGCGCTTTCCCCCGAGGGCAGGGCCCCCTCCTCCACCTCCCGGGCGGGCAGGGGAGGGAAAGACCCCGTCCCCTTGCTCCGGAACTCCGCCCAGGCCGCCTCCGCCAGGCGGCGGGCCTCCTCCAGGTAGGGCCACTCCCCGGTGGCGGCGTAGAGCTCCAAAAGGGCCAGGCTGGCGAGGCTCTGGTCCGCGAGGAAGGCTTCCTCCCCTAGCCTTCCCTCCCGCCAGGCGTGCCGGAGAAGCCCCCCCTGCGTCATGGTTCCCAGGAGGAAGCGCACCCCCT
It includes:
- a CDS encoding SixA phosphatase family protein, which gives rise to MELLLVRHAIALPPEGEGEGADDARPLSPKGSRRFRQVVRGLAALGVRLDLLLTSPKRRALETAEMLADLLEGESRVSPHLAAPPSEALLGEIPKEGRVALVGHEPYLSALLAWLLLGDFLGESARGSLEGRFLLKKGGVAWLEGEPRPGGMLLRALFPPKVFRL
- a CDS encoding sugar phosphate isomerase/epimerase family protein, producing MDLRLSLGAAEAAGRLPYLEELGLGLEVYLDPAHLEEDDLFGELARALRRPPSAHLPFWNLDLLSPDPEVRALSLRRLLLGLDRAAELGADRAVFHSGIPHGRTPEEAKERGERLSEALAPVVRRAEVLGVRLLLENTHEPGPEALRPVLAAYPGRVGFCFDAAHARVFSQVPEPEAWLALAPEHLHLNDSDGVCDRHWNLGQGVLGHPRWLPPYLDRTLVLELREDPLPSLALLLELAEGVPDLSLTQGG
- a CDS encoding CHAD domain-containing protein, coding for MRGVGEWVAHLRAHIPLALSGEDPEGVHQVRVAGRRLRVYLDLLGWRLLQDDLRRLVRGAGRVRDLEVALTGPSALPPGFRAHLAEELRLARANLPGLLASPWTEALLRALAVLPPLDAGVAEKSLERLVARAEARLAGLGREPSLEALHAYRRALRRVRYAKEFLGLPAKREKALQEVLGGLQDLDVLLGLLVAYLAQAQDPEAAALRERLEAKRQKGLAEVWGHLGLASDHA
- a CDS encoding pyruvate kinase; protein product: MDPAALLAEVRALRQAVEGEALRHLAAWGLSPPYPPSLHNLARYLALRRRELRPLQRALMPHGLSSLGRLESRVAETLRALEAALASLAGEAPYPGGQDPEAFFAGERLLEARTEALFGPPRPGRTVRVLVTLPEEAASPEAILALHRAGMDAVRLNLGKLPEEAWSSFLGALREAGEALGGPLPLLLDLEGPRLRALVREPARVRTEDLLALELRGEAPPGLPALAPDRPGLLALREGDRLSLDEGRLVAEVLEPTPYGFLLRVAFAPPKGFRLKTGRALNAPLAPGAPYLGARDRRVLALAQEVGALVGLSFVRTREDLAPLPEGLAGVVLKLEAREAVENLPALLAAASRFPTAAMIARGDLGVELGPERAAEVGEELLWLLEAAHTPAVWATHVLDRLVRKGTPSRAELADAVMGARAEVVMLNQGPFLQQAVGLLDGILRRMEAHQHKKTPRLRALGSWPLPGEGA
- a CDS encoding carbohydrate ABC transporter permease — protein: MERTLARPSRRTLRLGLEALPFLLPAYGLFLLFMILPVLDALWLSLHREDLFGRGREWVGPGNYLEALSRPEFWRSVGLTLQFALIVAPLELLLGLLAALLVYRAYPGVALFRTLFFLTTAVPTAVAAVAWGWFLHPVGGYANRLLVTLGLPPQPWLTSPELALPTLAVVTAWAGVGFTAILLTAGLQSIPEEVLEAATVDGAGPWTRFWRVILPLLSPTLFLVGLLVVLKSLTAFGQIHLLTRGGPMESSTVWIYRVYQDAFFNFQVPLAAAEALLLFLVLLLLAALQFWLLGRRVHYA
- a CDS encoding alkaline phosphatase, giving the protein MKRRDLLKGSLAAGALALMPRVQAQGAPQNQPGLGRRYRNLIVYVYDGFGWEDYAIAQAYARRRLGRTLALERLLARYPNGLINTYSLTSYVTESSAAGNALSTGVKTVNGGVAVHADGSPLRPFFAAAKEAGKAVGLVTTTTITHATPASFAVSNPDRNAEAQIAEQYLAFGAEVYLGGGDRFFNPERRQDRKDLYAAFAQAGYGVVRTPEELARSNASKLLGVFSEGHVPYEIDRRFQGVRVPSLKEMVQAALPRLAAHRNGFVLQVEAGRIDHANHLNDAAATLWDTLAADEALEALTAFVDRHPDTLLILVSDHACGTGALYGTGRSYLESSLGIDLLERERASFEFMGRALGGSPDAAQVKETFRALKGVALTDEEAERVVRAVRERVFWPEGVRFGIQPANTMAWAMAQRDARRPDRPNIGWNSGQHTATPVILLLYGQGLRFLQLGLLDNTHVFRLMGEALGIRYQNPVMSEEEALEILKARPVGMRHPEDVWA
- a CDS encoding c-type cytochrome; translated protein: MGFERWVWLGVFLLGALGILAARDAGEKDPLLEEGRALYLRACAACHGPGGEGGIGPALRQNPRLGSVAGLREVILGGREPYMPPVGAEFTPRELAAVISYLRAALGPGLSPVSEEEVSGPARP
- a CDS encoding ABC transporter substrate-binding protein, whose product is MRGLAKLLAAKAALSLLFLGGAEAQRVTIEFWHSMGGVLGEATEALVQEFNRSQDRVLVKSQYVGSYDDGINKMLAALRAGRGFPHVIQVYDIGARIMADSGAVVPLEDLARRYGFDMDRFLPQPKNYYTIEGKLFGFPFNPSNPILYLNWAAFQEAGLPYRPAWSLQELEEAARRLTRKDAQGRTVRFGLSIPIDSWFVEQVSYNSGEYFCNNENGRRARATAVTFDNEAAVAFLDMYARLVREGVAANTGRSWADSQSLFAQGQAAIAAYSTASLTGVLRQVGGRFPVRTAFYPFHRERNGVAVGGAALYILKGFPEAETEASWRFVEFLLRPEVQGRWHLDTGYVPVARGALELPFVRQGHVRQPNYTTAIQQFLTGKVNTASAGCLMGAFPEIRQYVQAAWEEALRGRPAREALREAKARADAALERYNRSAAGR
- a CDS encoding carbohydrate ABC transporter permease, producing MRKVRKLLPTYLLASGYALLLVLPLLTLLSASLRAEADLYAPGLLPPNPTLAPYGEALAKFPLGRFLLNSLLVATAITLGVLLTSLLGAYALTRLRFRGRELLFGLAIALLLVPGEVTFLPLYLLVDRLGWLDTYLALTVPFLASPLGVFLLRQFLRTIPEDYFDAARIDGAGHFQMLRHVALPLSAPALGALAALTFIGAWNMYLWPLVVTKSREMQTAQIAVNFILNEEVARWNVVAAAAILVLLPTLIAFLLAQRAFVRGIAMGGLKG
- a CDS encoding glycosyltransferase family 2 protein, which codes for MISVLIPTKGRPGMLREALRSLQGQTFSHWEAVVAEDGEGEGLEVVRALKDPRVRGLRNAGRGQVEARRTALEAAQGEAVLFLDDDDLLLDPAYLHRAWRALAQGAGVAYGEGVLLLADREIPFAPGEVGPWLLRDNRLLASGTALGKKALRELGGLDPAMGDYWDWDLWLRAYRAGLPFRYLKGRGVGVRVHGGNGSYGARREERARFLERLRAKHGLEPIPLKDHLQLALESSPGY
- the surE gene encoding 5'/3'-nucleotidase SurE; the encoded protein is MRILVTNDDGIFSPGLWALAEAAGRFGEVFVAAPEAEQSATGHAITIAHPVRAYPHPSPLPGPHFPAYRVRGTPADCVALGLHLFGPIHLVLSGVNLGSNLGHEIWHSGTVAAAKQGRLFGLPAAAFSVPLNGTTPDFDLLKPWIVRTLETLLRLEKPFLVNVNLPQRPKGFLWTRQSVRPYEGVVVPGEDPMGRPLYWFAARPLREAEEGTDRWAVEQGFIAATPLRLDLTDEGRLQPALAHD